In Mastomys coucha isolate ucsf_1 unplaced genomic scaffold, UCSF_Mcou_1 pScaffold5, whole genome shotgun sequence, one genomic interval encodes:
- the Krt12 gene encoding keratin, type I cytoskeletal 12 yields MSLSVRTSGLSRRLSSQNGAAGRPWGASASSVASGYGGTGSGVGCGGLFSAASMFGSSSGFSGGSGGCLPGLGSAYGGPLGGGLGGMGMGLGGSSGGGSLCIFSGNDGGLLSGSEKETMQNLNDRLASYLGKVRALEEANAELENKIREWYETRRTGDSGSRSDYSKYYPLIEDLKNKIVSASVSNAQLLLQIDNARLAAEDFRMKYENELALRQTVEADINGLRRVLDELTLARADLEAQLENLTEELAYMKKNHEEELQSFQAGGPGEVNVEMDAVPGVDLTKVLNEMRAQYEAMAEQNRKDAEAWFLEKSGELRKEISSNTEQLQSSKSEVTDLKRMVQNLEIELQSQLAMKSSLEGSLAETEGGYCCQLSQLQQLIGSLEEQLQQVRADAERQNADHQRLLGVKARLEMEIETYRRLLEGDSQGDGLDESSSLTVSKSQTPSVDSSKDPNKTRKIKTVVQEIVNGEVVSSQVQELEEVM; encoded by the exons ATGTCGCTTTCAGTCCGCACCTCTGGGCTGTCCAGGAGGTTGTCCTCACAGAACGGGGCGGCAGGCAGACCTTGGGGTGCATCGGCTTCTAGTGTCGCCAGCGGCTATGGAGGAACGGGCTCTGGAGTTGGCTGTGGGGGTCTCTTTTCTGCTGCCTCCATGTTTGGTTCTAGTTCTGGCTTTAGCGGTGGCTCTGGAGGTTGCTTGCCAGGGCTTGGCTCTGCCTATGGGGGACCTCTGGGAGGTGGCTTgggagggatggggatggggctAGGAGGAAGCTCGGGCGGTGGCTCTCTGTGTATCTTCTCTGGCAACGATGGAGGGCTTCTTTCTGGTTCTGAAAAAGAAACCATGCAAAATCTGAATGATAGACTAGCTTCCTACCTGGGTAAGGTTCGAGCTCTGGAGGAGGCTAATGCAGAACTGGAAAACAAAATTCGAGAGTGGTATGAGACACGAAGaaccggagactccgggtcccGGAGTGATTACAGTAAATACTACCCACTCATTGAAGACCTGAAGAATAAG ATTGTTTCTGCCAGCGTCAGCAatgcccagctcctcctgcagaTTGACAATGCAAGACTCGCTGCAGAGGACTTCAGGATGAA GTATGAGAATGAGCTGGCCCTGCGCCAGACGGTGGAGGCCGACATCAATGGGCTGCGCAGGGTGCTGGACGAGCTGACCCTGGCCAGAGCTGACCTGGAAGCGCAGCTTGAGAACCTGACTGAGGAGCTGGCTTACATGAAGAAGAACCACGAGGAG GAACTCCAAAGTTTCCAGGCAGGTGGTCCAGGTGAGGTCAATGTAGAAATGGACGCCGTCCCTGGAGTGGACCTCACTAAGGTCCTCAATGAAATGAGAGCCCAGTATGAAGCCATGGCTGAGCAAAATCGGAAAGATGCGGAGGCCTGGTTCCTTGAAAAG AGCGGAGAGCTCAGAAAAGAGATCAGCAGCAACACGGAGCAGCTTCAATCCAGCAAGAGCGAGGTCACCGACCTGAAGCGCATGGTGCAGAACCTGGAGATTGAACTCCAGTCCCAGCTCGCCATG AAGTCGTCCCTGGAAGGCTCGCTCGCTGAAACCGAGGGTGGTTACTGCTGCCAGCTGTCTCAGTTGCAGCAGCTGATCGGCAGCCTGGAGGAGCAACTCCAACAGGTGCGGGCTGACGCAGAGCGCCAGAATGCCGACCACCAGCGGCTGCTGGGTGTCAAGGCTCGCCTGGAGATGGAGATTGAGACCTACCGCCGGCTGCTGGAGGGGGATAGCCAAGG TGACGGTTTGGATGAAAGCTCATCCCTTACTGTCTCCAAATCTCAGACACCGTCGGTCGATTCCTCTAAAG ACCCAAATAAAACTCGAAAAATCAAGACAGTCGTGCAGGAGATAGTGAATGGCGAAGTGGTCTCATCCCAGGTTCAGGAACTTGAAGAAGTGATGTAG
- the Krt20 gene encoding keratin, type I cytoskeletal 20: MDFSGRSYHRSMSSSSQGPALSMSGSLYRKGTVQRLGAAPSVYGGAGGHGTRISVSKTVMSYGSDLSNGGDLFGGNEKLAMQNLNDRLANYLEKVRSLEQSNSRLEVQIKQWYETNAPSTIRDYSSYYTQIKELQNQIKDAQVQNARCVLQIDNAKLAAEDFRLKFETERGMRVTVEADLQGLSKVYDGLTLQKTDLEIQIEELTKELAILKKEHQEEVEVLRRQLGNNVNVEVDAAPGLNLGEIMNEMRQKYEVLAQKNLQEAKEQFERQSQALQQQVTVNTEELKGTELQVTELRRSYQNLEIELQSHLSMKESLERSLEDTKARYASQLAAIQEMLSSLEAQLMQIRSDTERQNQEHNTLLDIKTRLEQEIATYRRLLEGEDIKTTEYQLSTLEMRDIKKTRKIKTVVEEVVDGKVVSSEVKEIEENV, translated from the exons ATGGATTTCAGTGGTCGAAGTTATCACAGGAGTATGAGCTCCTCCTCACAAGGCCCAGCACTCAGCATGAGTGGCTCCCTGTATAGGAAGGGGACCGTGCAGCGTCTGGGGGCTGCACCCAGCGTCTATGGTGGGGCTGGAGGCCACGGCACACGCATCTCCGTCTCCAAAACCGTAATGAGCTATGGGAGCGATCTCTCCAACGGAGGGGACCTGTTTGGGGGCAATGAGAAACTGGCAATGCAGAACCTCAACGACAGATTGGCAAACTACCTAGAAAAAGTGCGCTCCCTGGAGCAATCCAATTCCAGACTTGAAGTCCAGATCAAGCAGTGGTACGAAACCAACGCACCGAGCACCATCCGGGACTATAGTTCCTACTACACACAGATCAAAGAGCTGCAAAACCAG ATTAAAGATGCTCAAGTACAAAATGCCCGATGTGTCCTGCAAATTGACAATGCTAAGCTGGCTGCGGAGGACTTCAGATTGAA GTTTGAGACTGAGAGGGGGATGCGTGTAACTGTGGAAGCTGATCTCCAAGGCCTGAGCAAGGTTTATGATGGTCTGACCCTTCAAAAGACAGACTTGGAAATTCAGATTGAAGAACTAACCAAGGAGCTGGCCATCCTCAAAAAGGAACATCAGGAG GAAGTTGAGGTCCTTCGCCGGCAGCTGGGCAACAATGTCAACGTGGAGGTGGATGCTGCTCCAGGCCTGAACCTGGGAGAGATCATGAACGAGATGAGACAGAAATACGAAGTCCTGGCCCAGAAAAACCTGCAAGAGGCCAAAGAACAGTTCGAGAGACAG AGTCAAGCTCTGCAGCAGCAAGTCACAGTGAACACGGAGGAGCTGAAAGGAACCGAGCTTCAAGTCACGGAGCTGAGACGCTCCTACCAGAACCTGGAGATAGAGCTCCAGTCCCACCTCAGCATG AAAGAGTCTCTGGAGCGCAGCCTGGAGGACACCAAGGCTCGTTACGCCAGCCAGTTGGCAGCCATCCAGGAAATGCTGAGCTCCCTGGAGGCCCAACTGATGCAGATCAGGAGTGACACAGAACGCCAGAACCAAGAACACAACACCCTTCTTGACATAAAGACCCGGCTTGAGCAGGAGATCGCCACCTACCGCCGCCTTCTGGAAGGAGAAGATATAAA AACGACAGAGTACCAGCTGAGCACTTTGGAAATGAGGG ATATCAAGAAAACCAGGAAGATTAAGACGGTCGTGGAGGAAGTGGTAGACGGCAAGGTCGTGTCCTCTGAAGTCAAGGAGatagaagaaaatgtataa